One window of the Rhodococcus sovatensis genome contains the following:
- a CDS encoding SDR family oxidoreductase: MANYIVTGGTGFLGQNVIPLLLERDPDAEVHVLVRQQSIAKLEQQAAALAGKDRIHPLVGDLTEPGLGLRETPRAVDHIVHLGAIYDMTAGDEQATTNVDGTRAVVELAVRTGARLHHISSIAVAGDYSGTFTENDFDNGQGFPTAYHRTKFESEEIVRESATDWRVYRPSAILGHSETGAIDKIDGPYFFFPFFAELAKLPSTLPITVPDIGSTNLVPVDYVAAAIVELIHRNPLGQRVFHLVNPEPQSMREVYSAFSAAAGSKAKVVGIPGAIAAPVVAPRRGALRNGRNALLSRFGVPPVMLDHLTLPTTFDSVTTQNALSGSGITPPPLATYADTLWRHWQKHLDPNRARRRDPRGPLVGRHIVITGGSSGIGKASAESAARKGATVILLARGAEQLETVVAEIRSDGGDAHGYPCDVTDNESVEQTVKAIVSEHGHVDMLVNNAGRSIRRSLYRSTDRLHDYERTMAVNYFGAVRLVLALLPHMRARRFGHIVNVSSAAVQGHTPRFSAYVASKAALDAFADVAAAETLSDGITFTTIHMPLVATPMITPSGDKNVGPVVSAEKAAAMVVRALIDRPKRIDTPLGTLGQFSSIFTPKGKDRTMHQFYRRFPDSAAAKGEQPTEPVETDFMPTRKYDSSTPSARAAKLARRLGRLVPGTNW; encoded by the coding sequence ATGGCGAACTACATCGTTACCGGCGGTACGGGCTTCCTCGGCCAGAACGTGATCCCTCTTCTACTGGAGCGCGATCCGGATGCAGAGGTCCACGTCCTGGTTCGGCAACAGTCGATCGCCAAGCTCGAACAGCAGGCCGCAGCACTCGCCGGCAAGGATCGGATCCACCCGCTCGTCGGAGATCTCACCGAACCCGGCCTCGGGCTGAGGGAAACACCTCGCGCTGTCGATCACATCGTCCACCTCGGCGCCATCTACGACATGACCGCCGGAGACGAACAAGCGACAACCAATGTCGATGGCACCCGAGCCGTCGTCGAGCTCGCGGTTCGCACTGGCGCGAGGCTCCACCACATCTCCTCGATCGCCGTCGCCGGGGACTACTCCGGAACGTTCACCGAGAACGATTTCGACAATGGGCAAGGTTTCCCGACGGCATATCACCGGACCAAGTTCGAGTCCGAAGAGATCGTTCGCGAGTCGGCGACCGACTGGCGGGTCTACCGGCCGTCGGCAATACTGGGCCACTCGGAAACCGGGGCGATCGACAAGATCGACGGCCCGTATTTCTTCTTCCCGTTCTTCGCCGAACTGGCCAAACTTCCGTCTACGCTTCCCATCACAGTTCCCGACATCGGATCCACCAACCTGGTTCCAGTCGACTACGTCGCGGCCGCCATTGTCGAGTTGATCCACCGGAACCCGCTGGGACAGCGTGTTTTTCATCTGGTCAACCCTGAGCCGCAATCGATGCGCGAGGTCTACAGCGCATTCAGTGCTGCTGCGGGGTCGAAAGCAAAGGTTGTCGGAATTCCCGGCGCGATCGCTGCACCGGTCGTCGCCCCGCGTCGGGGAGCTCTTCGCAATGGCCGCAACGCGCTGCTGTCGCGGTTCGGGGTGCCGCCGGTCATGCTCGATCATCTGACTCTGCCGACCACTTTCGACTCGGTTACAACCCAGAATGCGTTGAGCGGCAGCGGCATAACTCCACCCCCACTCGCAACGTACGCAGACACCCTGTGGCGACATTGGCAGAAGCATCTCGACCCGAACCGAGCACGCCGTCGTGATCCTCGCGGGCCTCTGGTGGGGCGCCACATCGTCATCACCGGCGGGTCGTCGGGTATCGGCAAGGCCAGCGCCGAGTCAGCGGCCCGCAAGGGCGCCACTGTCATCCTGCTCGCTCGTGGCGCTGAACAGCTCGAGACCGTCGTGGCGGAAATTCGTTCCGACGGTGGTGACGCACACGGATATCCGTGCGATGTGACCGACAACGAATCGGTCGAACAGACAGTGAAAGCCATTGTGAGCGAACATGGTCACGTGGACATGCTCGTCAACAACGCCGGCCGGTCGATACGTCGATCCTTGTACAGGTCCACCGATCGCCTTCACGATTACGAACGCACCATGGCAGTCAACTACTTCGGTGCCGTGCGGTTGGTTCTCGCACTGCTTCCACACATGCGCGCGCGCCGTTTCGGGCACATCGTCAACGTCAGCAGCGCTGCGGTACAGGGACATACACCGCGATTCTCTGCGTACGTGGCCAGCAAGGCGGCACTCGATGCGTTTGCCGACGTGGCAGCAGCCGAAACACTGTCCGATGGAATCACCTTCACCACCATCCACATGCCGCTCGTCGCGACGCCGATGATCACGCCGTCCGGCGACAAGAATGTCGGCCCGGTCGTATCAGCAGAAAAAGCTGCGGCGATGGTAGTGCGTGCGCTGATCGACAGACCGAAGAGAATCGATACACCGCTCGGCACACTGGGGCAATTCAGCAGCATCTTCACGCCCAAGGGCAAGGATCGCACGATGCACCAGTTCTACCGTCGGTTCCCTGATTCCGCGGCAGCCAAGGGCGAACAACCCACCGAGCCGGTCGAGACCGACTTCATGCCGACCAGAAAGTACGATTCCTCGACACCATCTGCACGGGCAGCCAAGCTGGCGCGCCGACTGGGCCGGTTGGTTCCCGGTACGAACTGGTGA
- a CDS encoding alpha/beta hydrolase, with product MTVEVAELDVDGVRIAFRDTAGVDSRRDSCPVVLVHGMGGDSGTWDRFAAALTAAGRRVVSIDLRGHGRSAHTTDYAFDAFGRDVAAVLDHLKLTAVDLVGHSLGGYAVTVVAQDRPSIVRSLVIEEMPIPIKDGDETPTFTRRLPSPGALWHAATSIIRHPRAVFAYDRSMTSPAIAQFRRPNAVWWGRLSEIRASTLVLRGGPGGMVDPVRLDSMVAAIDECSVVSFETGHSIHRDKYSDFEAVVLPFLMRDS from the coding sequence ATGACCGTGGAAGTGGCCGAACTCGACGTCGACGGCGTCCGTATTGCATTCCGGGACACCGCCGGCGTCGACAGCCGGCGCGATTCCTGCCCGGTCGTTCTGGTGCACGGCATGGGCGGCGACAGTGGGACGTGGGATCGGTTCGCGGCCGCATTGACGGCGGCTGGTCGTCGTGTCGTCTCCATCGACCTTCGTGGTCATGGCCGAAGCGCGCATACGACCGACTACGCGTTCGACGCCTTCGGACGAGACGTGGCGGCGGTGCTCGACCATCTGAAGCTGACGGCGGTGGATCTCGTCGGGCATTCGCTCGGCGGCTACGCAGTGACAGTAGTTGCACAGGACAGGCCGTCGATAGTTCGCTCTCTCGTGATCGAGGAGATGCCGATACCCATCAAGGATGGTGACGAGACACCGACATTCACAAGGCGGTTGCCGAGTCCCGGTGCATTGTGGCATGCAGCTACGAGCATCATCAGACACCCACGCGCTGTCTTCGCCTACGACCGTTCCATGACGTCACCCGCGATCGCCCAGTTTCGACGGCCGAATGCGGTGTGGTGGGGCAGGCTTTCGGAAATTCGAGCATCGACTCTCGTACTTCGTGGCGGACCTGGTGGGATGGTGGATCCGGTGCGACTCGATTCGATGGTCGCGGCGATCGACGAATGCTCGGTTGTGTCGTTCGAAACCGGTCACAGTATTCATCGTGACAAGTATTCGGACTTCGAAGCCGTGGTGCTGCCGTTCCTGATGCGCGACAGCTGA
- a CDS encoding DNA polymerase Y family protein, which translates to MSRVVALWCPDWPAVAAAAVADLPATSPVAVVSANRVIACSAPARAEGVRRGLRKREAQARCPEVHVATADSDRDGRLFEPVAAAVDAIAPGVEVLRPGLLILGARGVSRYFGSEHKAAERLIDQAASAGVECQIGIADELSTAVIAARHAAIVPRGGGAHYLAPLPVSELAAEPSLAAADRENLIDLLRRLGLRTIGDFAALTPGDVASRFGTDAVLAHRSARGEAERPPSARNLPPDLNVEYACDPPIDRVDAAAFAGRGMAERLHTKLAAAAVACTRLLVHASTGNGENLSRIWRCAEPLTPEGTADRVRWQLDGWLTGRSERRPTAGITTLRLEPVEVVAAGELQLGLWGSVGDEEERAKRALVRVQGLLGGDAVKIGVLSGGRGPVERVTLRSLGDELVPLSDPSAPWPGRLPQPAPAAVLDASPRVMLENSSGNGVRIDERGGFDSRPTVLRWGSKNWMLSGWAGPWPLDERWWDPTIGTQGARVQVLIEESRALLLIYDDDGWRVEGIYE; encoded by the coding sequence ATGAGCCGGGTTGTTGCACTCTGGTGCCCGGACTGGCCGGCCGTGGCGGCAGCCGCCGTCGCAGATCTTCCGGCGACGAGTCCGGTGGCGGTCGTATCGGCCAATCGTGTGATCGCCTGTTCCGCTCCGGCGCGTGCGGAGGGTGTGCGACGCGGACTTCGTAAACGTGAGGCCCAAGCGCGCTGCCCCGAAGTTCATGTGGCAACCGCGGATTCAGATCGAGACGGGCGATTGTTCGAACCGGTTGCCGCAGCTGTCGACGCAATTGCACCGGGAGTCGAGGTGCTGCGGCCGGGCTTGTTGATTCTCGGTGCCCGAGGGGTGAGCAGGTATTTCGGATCCGAGCACAAAGCCGCGGAGCGTTTGATAGATCAGGCCGCGAGCGCAGGGGTCGAATGCCAGATCGGAATCGCCGACGAGTTGTCGACAGCAGTCATCGCAGCCAGACATGCGGCGATCGTTCCGAGAGGAGGAGGTGCACACTATCTCGCGCCACTACCGGTCTCGGAACTTGCAGCCGAGCCGAGCCTTGCAGCGGCAGATCGCGAGAACCTGATCGATCTGCTCCGACGACTGGGTCTGCGCACCATCGGGGATTTCGCTGCACTCACTCCAGGTGATGTGGCATCCAGATTCGGAACGGACGCGGTGCTGGCCCATCGGAGTGCGAGGGGTGAGGCTGAACGACCGCCGTCGGCGAGGAATCTGCCACCGGATCTGAACGTGGAGTACGCGTGTGACCCGCCGATCGATCGTGTCGACGCAGCGGCGTTCGCCGGCCGAGGGATGGCGGAAAGGCTACATACCAAGCTTGCGGCGGCGGCGGTGGCCTGCACTCGTCTTCTCGTCCATGCGTCGACAGGAAACGGGGAGAACCTCTCACGCATATGGCGGTGCGCAGAACCGCTGACTCCGGAAGGGACTGCTGATCGGGTTCGGTGGCAGCTCGACGGGTGGCTGACCGGTCGCAGCGAGAGACGTCCGACAGCAGGCATCACGACGCTTCGATTGGAACCGGTGGAAGTCGTTGCTGCGGGGGAGCTTCAGCTGGGCCTGTGGGGAAGCGTCGGGGACGAAGAGGAACGGGCAAAGCGAGCGCTGGTACGGGTGCAGGGTCTTCTCGGTGGTGATGCGGTGAAGATCGGTGTGCTGAGTGGAGGCAGGGGACCGGTCGAACGTGTGACTCTGCGCAGCCTGGGTGACGAGTTGGTCCCGCTGTCCGACCCGTCTGCTCCGTGGCCGGGAAGGCTGCCGCAACCAGCACCTGCCGCTGTGCTCGACGCATCTCCTCGGGTGATGCTGGAAAACAGCAGCGGCAACGGAGTACGAATCGATGAGCGTGGCGGCTTCGACAGCCGACCCACAGTGCTTCGCTGGGGCAGCAAGAACTGGATGCTCAGCGGTTGGGCAGGGCCGTGGCCGCTCGACGAGCGCTGGTGGGACCCGACGATAGGCACACAGGGTGCACGTGTGCAGGTGTTGATCGAGGAAAGCCGCGCACTGCTGTTGATCTACGACGACGACGGTTGGCGGGTCGAAGGTATCTACGAGTGA
- a CDS encoding serine/threonine-protein kinase, whose translation MTEQQRTARVVGPDYLLAGRYRLAYKLGGGGMGAVWLAQDTLMGRKVAVKQVTSTANLSDKAAREVRNRAMREGRIAARLSSPHAIAMHDVAIEGGEPWLVMEYMPSRSLAQALNTTDSLPPYEVAQVGAQVADALTEAHEAGIVHRDIKPGNILIADRGRTLGIVKISDFGISRAKGDVEESDSSVITGTPAYFAPEVARGQDPTEASDVFSLGATLYTAIEGRPPFDIDQDSIALLHRVARGQIITPTRSGDLTPALLHMLEPDPARRPTMSQARDEIIRGAISPHGTIAQLRGVPLTASDGGVPTWAHRSTPVAEKRRPSREFGSTIAGLPAVRSSGLGEDHTPKAYSPPPFDAPKKKNPLDTVLDLIDDVVGDKVDVSPAIVLAVLVGLVLLLLVALIVVI comes from the coding sequence GTGACAGAGCAGCAGCGCACCGCACGGGTCGTCGGACCCGACTACCTACTCGCCGGCAGGTACCGTCTCGCCTACAAGCTCGGGGGTGGCGGAATGGGCGCGGTCTGGCTTGCGCAGGACACACTCATGGGCCGCAAAGTGGCAGTCAAGCAGGTCACGTCGACGGCGAATCTGAGCGACAAGGCCGCTCGAGAGGTTCGCAATCGGGCCATGCGCGAAGGACGGATAGCCGCCAGGTTGTCGAGTCCGCACGCCATCGCAATGCACGATGTCGCCATCGAGGGCGGCGAACCGTGGCTCGTCATGGAGTACATGCCCTCGCGCTCCCTTGCGCAAGCGCTCAACACCACCGATTCGCTACCACCCTACGAAGTAGCTCAGGTCGGTGCGCAGGTCGCCGACGCTCTCACCGAAGCGCACGAAGCGGGAATAGTGCACCGCGACATCAAGCCCGGCAATATCCTCATCGCCGACCGCGGACGCACGCTCGGCATCGTCAAGATAAGTGACTTCGGCATCTCCCGCGCGAAAGGTGATGTCGAGGAATCGGACTCCTCGGTCATCACAGGGACACCGGCGTACTTCGCACCCGAGGTCGCGCGCGGCCAGGATCCCACCGAAGCGAGCGACGTGTTCTCGCTCGGCGCGACGCTGTACACCGCGATCGAAGGTAGGCCTCCGTTCGACATCGACCAGGACTCCATCGCACTGCTTCACCGGGTGGCGCGAGGCCAGATCATCACCCCCACCAGATCCGGCGATCTCACCCCTGCGTTGCTGCACATGCTGGAGCCTGATCCGGCCCGCCGACCGACGATGTCGCAAGCTCGCGACGAGATCATCAGAGGGGCAATCAGCCCCCACGGAACCATTGCTCAGCTCCGTGGGGTACCCCTCACCGCATCCGACGGCGGCGTGCCGACCTGGGCTCACAGGTCGACTCCGGTGGCCGAAAAACGCAGGCCTTCACGAGAATTCGGCAGCACAATCGCCGGACTTCCAGCCGTCCGCTCCAGTGGGCTGGGCGAGGATCACACCCCCAAGGCCTACTCTCCACCGCCATTCGATGCGCCGAAGAAGAAGAACCCACTCGACACGGTGCTGGACCTGATCGACGACGTCGTGGGCGACAAGGTCGACGTCTCGCCCGCGATCGTCCTCGCGGTGCTCGTCGGTCTTGTGCTTCTGCTCCTCGTCGCGCTGATCGTTGTCATCTAG
- a CDS encoding response regulator transcription factor, which translates to MAIDTRALQPDVVLMDIRMPVMDGLSATEILKSDVASPAVLVLTTFDTDEYLLRALRLGANGFLLKDTPPRDIIDAVKKVSDGESMLSPSAVGRLVSAWREHDSRSNPRENSLDVLTTRELEVAIAVSQGLSNAEISAHLYMSIATVKTYVSRILSKLDCANRVQIAIAVFESRPLRGM; encoded by the coding sequence TTGGCCATTGACACTCGTGCCCTGCAGCCAGATGTGGTGCTGATGGATATTCGCATGCCGGTGATGGACGGGTTGTCTGCGACCGAAATCTTGAAATCGGATGTCGCCTCCCCGGCCGTCCTCGTGCTGACCACGTTCGACACGGACGAGTATCTTCTACGTGCCCTCAGGTTGGGGGCCAACGGGTTTCTGCTCAAGGACACACCACCTCGGGACATCATCGATGCAGTCAAGAAGGTGAGCGACGGAGAGTCGATGCTGTCACCGTCTGCCGTCGGAAGGTTGGTCTCTGCGTGGCGTGAACACGATTCGCGCTCGAATCCGCGCGAGAACTCGCTGGACGTTCTGACTACGCGGGAGCTGGAAGTGGCAATCGCCGTCTCCCAGGGGTTGTCGAACGCAGAGATCAGCGCACATCTCTACATGAGCATCGCCACGGTCAAGACTTACGTCTCTCGAATTCTGTCCAAGCTCGACTGCGCCAATCGAGTCCAGATCGCCATCGCTGTCTTCGAGTCCAGGCCGCTCCGCGGCATGTGA
- a CDS encoding sensor histidine kinase, with the protein MRPSISRRDRFFDIGGIVLALAISGLVVAELPESLSGPRIALVVTLSMAAAASLWWRRRWPVAIALVIAVPMLVTDAVGGAGLVAVYTVASRRSWRMAVGVAAVHLVVSAFWLKVFESGQSFYATLILSVALSSIPIAWGMVVKARREVIDSLRDRADKAEAAALERADRVRGQERERIAREMHDALAHRISMVSLHAGALEVCADADRAEIEAIAATIRASAHGALDDLREILGVLRSDEDSPPTRPGSSVADIPGLIDEIRAAGVRVEFEDTLSSDRMVPATSSRNVFRVVQEGLTNASKHAPGSDVSVRMWIEGGDARVSVTNAFGNRPSDVPGSHSGLIGLTERLTLSGGRLEHGVRVGEDSTVYVLEAWLPWPA; encoded by the coding sequence GTGAGACCGTCGATCAGCCGGCGAGACCGCTTCTTCGACATCGGCGGAATCGTGCTGGCCCTCGCGATCTCAGGGCTGGTCGTTGCGGAGCTACCCGAGTCGCTGTCGGGCCCGAGAATCGCTCTGGTAGTTACACTTTCTATGGCAGCGGCAGCGTCGCTGTGGTGGAGGCGACGTTGGCCGGTGGCAATTGCGTTGGTCATCGCTGTGCCGATGTTGGTCACCGACGCAGTCGGTGGTGCCGGGCTCGTCGCCGTGTACACGGTCGCCTCACGTCGATCGTGGAGGATGGCGGTCGGTGTCGCGGCCGTCCATTTGGTCGTGTCCGCATTCTGGCTGAAGGTCTTCGAGTCCGGACAATCCTTCTACGCGACACTGATTCTGAGTGTTGCCCTGTCGAGTATTCCGATTGCGTGGGGCATGGTCGTCAAAGCGCGTCGAGAGGTGATCGACTCGTTGCGAGATCGTGCGGACAAGGCAGAAGCGGCGGCGCTCGAACGTGCTGATCGAGTGCGAGGACAGGAGCGCGAGCGGATCGCGCGCGAAATGCACGATGCGCTCGCTCATCGCATTTCGATGGTCAGTTTGCACGCGGGGGCGTTGGAGGTCTGCGCAGACGCGGACAGAGCAGAGATCGAGGCCATTGCGGCGACGATCAGAGCCAGCGCTCACGGCGCGCTCGACGACTTGCGTGAAATACTCGGAGTCCTCAGATCGGACGAGGATTCACCGCCGACGAGGCCAGGATCTTCCGTCGCAGACATACCCGGTTTGATCGACGAGATACGAGCAGCGGGGGTTCGGGTGGAATTCGAAGACACCTTGTCCTCCGATCGGATGGTTCCGGCTACATCGAGCCGAAACGTCTTTCGAGTCGTGCAGGAGGGACTCACCAACGCGAGTAAACATGCCCCGGGATCCGATGTCTCGGTACGGATGTGGATCGAGGGCGGTGATGCGAGGGTGTCGGTGACCAACGCGTTCGGGAACCGTCCATCCGACGTGCCTGGTTCTCATTCTGGATTGATAGGCCTGACCGAGCGACTGACGTTGTCGGGTGGTCGACTCGAGCACGGGGTCAGAGTCGGAGAGGATTCGACTGTATATGTTCTGGAGGCATGGTTGCCGTGGCCCGCATGA
- a CDS encoding YqeB family protein — MANKNESVLWLSTGDRVFLGVVAPLVGGTLGFFLPSLASWVTTLAWIPFQGPFELVATWSSWWAQYVLAAVGVVLGAAFVAFALYESLRVVVAESGFRVTRDGETAEFHRSEAATVFVDGKELVVLDSSSRQVVRAPIEEKAQAVERVFTSHGYSFTDGDPYENLYQRWVSGTPLLPAEINAVMRAREKALEKKSRSDASELRVELDRLGIVVRDRKNKQYWRPLVRA, encoded by the coding sequence ATGGCGAACAAGAATGAGTCGGTTCTGTGGCTCTCGACCGGTGACCGTGTGTTTCTCGGCGTAGTTGCACCCCTGGTCGGTGGTACGCTCGGGTTCTTTCTCCCGTCCCTCGCATCATGGGTGACGACGCTGGCATGGATACCGTTTCAGGGCCCGTTCGAACTCGTGGCCACGTGGTCGAGTTGGTGGGCGCAGTACGTTCTTGCGGCTGTCGGCGTGGTTCTCGGTGCTGCGTTCGTGGCATTCGCGTTGTACGAGAGCCTCCGGGTGGTCGTCGCGGAGTCGGGGTTTCGTGTGACTCGAGACGGTGAGACCGCAGAGTTCCACCGGTCCGAGGCCGCGACGGTGTTCGTGGACGGTAAGGAACTCGTGGTGCTCGATTCATCGTCACGACAGGTCGTCCGTGCTCCGATCGAGGAGAAAGCCCAGGCGGTGGAACGGGTGTTCACCTCGCACGGTTACTCGTTCACCGACGGCGACCCGTACGAGAATCTGTATCAGCGCTGGGTGTCGGGGACACCGTTGCTCCCCGCGGAGATCAACGCTGTGATGCGTGCGCGCGAGAAAGCGTTGGAGAAGAAGTCCCGTTCGGATGCGTCGGAACTACGTGTCGAACTGGACAGGCTCGGAATTGTGGTGCGAGACAGAAAGAACAAACAGTACTGGCGACCGTTGGTGCGCGCGTGA
- a CDS encoding response regulator transcription factor, producing the protein MTDTFRVFLVDDHAVFRSGVRAELGRESDIEVVGEAGGVADAVAGIAATKPDVVLLDVHMPDGGGVAVLGRIGAGPVCLALSVSDAAEDVIAVIRAGARGYVTKTISGSELADGVRRVAGGDAVFSPRLAGFVLDSFTGKSAAPEPPLDPELDSLTPRELEVLRLLARGYTYREIAEDLFISVKTVETHASNVLRKTQQSNRNALTRWAHNRRID; encoded by the coding sequence GTGACCGACACCTTCCGTGTCTTTCTCGTCGACGATCATGCAGTGTTCCGTTCCGGTGTACGAGCCGAACTCGGACGTGAGAGCGACATCGAAGTGGTGGGGGAAGCAGGAGGTGTCGCCGATGCCGTAGCCGGAATCGCTGCGACGAAACCTGATGTCGTACTGCTCGACGTGCATATGCCCGACGGAGGTGGCGTCGCAGTGCTCGGTCGGATCGGGGCCGGTCCGGTATGCCTTGCCCTGTCGGTGTCCGACGCCGCCGAGGACGTCATCGCCGTCATCCGCGCAGGCGCGCGTGGGTATGTCACCAAGACCATCTCCGGATCCGAACTGGCCGACGGTGTTCGACGCGTCGCCGGGGGAGACGCGGTGTTCTCGCCGCGCCTGGCAGGGTTCGTACTCGACTCGTTCACCGGGAAGTCGGCAGCACCGGAACCCCCGCTCGATCCGGAACTCGATTCGCTGACTCCTCGTGAGCTCGAGGTCTTGCGGCTGTTGGCACGTGGGTATACCTATCGTGAGATCGCCGAGGACCTGTTCATCTCGGTCAAGACCGTCGAAACCCACGCGTCGAACGTGCTCAGGAAGACACAGCAATCGAACCGGAATGCGCTGACCCGATGGGCTCACAATCGGCGTATCGATTGA